A genomic segment from Acidobacteriota bacterium encodes:
- a CDS encoding TonB family protein encodes MADETQRHGMTIDEKVAAEDALFRAMSHEGEGKLLYICLAGAILLHVAVFFIQFPEMSKTLKPTQKKRIIVKKYVPPPPKVEKKEIIQKKLTRKVPIPDPTPDEPEPIREPEPEILDDPIPPDVDVLIGVPEPPPPSGPLLAGVGDVSNPILIQESKVTPDYPEIARTARMEGTVIMQAIIFRDGTVGEVEVLRVTQPGVGFEENAINAVRQWRYEPAKQNGKPVEVFFTIKVDFTIH; translated from the coding sequence ATGGCTGACGAAACCCAACGCCACGGAATGACCATCGACGAGAAGGTCGCCGCCGAGGATGCCCTTTTCCGTGCGATGTCTCACGAAGGCGAGGGCAAACTTCTCTACATCTGTTTGGCCGGCGCCATCCTGCTTCATGTGGCGGTCTTCTTCATCCAGTTCCCCGAGATGAGCAAGACCCTCAAGCCGACCCAGAAGAAGCGGATTATCGTCAAGAAGTACGTTCCCCCGCCGCCGAAGGTCGAGAAGAAAGAGATCATCCAGAAGAAGCTGACCCGCAAGGTGCCGATTCCCGATCCGACACCGGACGAGCCGGAACCGATCCGTGAGCCCGAGCCGGAGATTCTGGACGACCCGATCCCGCCGGATGTGGATGTCCTCATCGGCGTGCCGGAACCGCCGCCGCCGTCAGGCCCACTGCTGGCCGGTGTCGGAGATGTTTCCAACCCGATTCTGATCCAGGAGTCCAAGGTCACACCCGACTATCCGGAGATCGCCCGGACGGCGCGGATGGAAGGCACCGTCATCATGCAGGCGATCATCTTCAGGGATGGCACCGTCGGTGAGGTGGAGGTGCTTCGAGTCACCCAGCCGGGTGTCGGCTTCGAGGAGAATGCCATCAACGCCGTTCGCCAGTGGCGTTACGAGCCGGCGAAGCAGAATGGCAAGCCGGTCGAGGTGTTCTTCACGATCAAGGTCGACTTCACGATCCACTAG
- a CDS encoding biopolymer transporter ExbD, with product MMKKLVSKPPESEIPTSSMADIAFLLIIFFMVTAVFSATKGLDFKLPSDDKNQETSTEEAVFIKVAADGSLTVDCQPMELKGILPYLEPKLTRDAQKPVILYTDSDAPYSAMVAVYDVLGTPELVQDINDPVPNPWLGWKVKNISVPTQKEVAEYIELFGFNPFESHCE from the coding sequence ATGATGAAGAAACTGGTTTCCAAGCCGCCCGAGTCGGAGATCCCCACTTCGTCGATGGCGGATATCGCCTTCCTGCTGATCATCTTCTTCATGGTGACGGCGGTGTTCTCGGCGACCAAGGGGTTGGACTTCAAGCTCCCCTCGGACGACAAGAATCAAGAGACGTCCACGGAAGAGGCGGTCTTCATCAAGGTCGCCGCCGACGGCAGCCTGACGGTGGACTGTCAGCCCATGGAGCTGAAAGGCATCTTGCCCTACCTCGAGCCCAAGTTGACCCGCGACGCTCAGAAGCCGGTCATCCTCTATACCGACTCCGACGCGCCTTACTCGGCCATGGTGGCGGTCTACGATGTCCTCGGAACGCCCGAGCTGGTGCAGGACATCAACGACCCGGTGCCGAATCCCTGGCTCGGTTGGAAGGTCAAGAACATCTCTGTCCCGACCCAGAAGGAAGTCGCCGAGTACATCGAGCTGTTCGGCTTCAACCCCTTCGAGAGTCACTGTGAGTAG
- a CDS encoding biopolymer transporter ExbD — translation MKLRSSKKADAIIPTGSMADIAFLLIIFFMVTTVHEVDRTSVNLPSAKIREEAEKGAAIVVLHKAVEEDGSFEWLYKFSDGEQMSQVVAGPSQIYLEASRLTARDETKQFILKADGETRFEMVDELLQAMREGGVENVLLLTAQRGDDSGGEIPQ, via the coding sequence ATGAAGCTTCGATCCTCAAAGAAAGCCGATGCCATCATCCCGACGGGTTCGATGGCGGACATTGCCTTTCTGCTGATCATCTTCTTCATGGTGACGACGGTTCACGAGGTCGATCGTACAAGCGTCAACCTCCCGTCGGCCAAGATCCGCGAAGAGGCCGAGAAGGGCGCAGCCATCGTCGTCCTGCACAAGGCCGTCGAAGAAGACGGCAGTTTCGAGTGGTTGTACAAGTTTTCCGACGGCGAGCAGATGAGTCAGGTCGTCGCCGGTCCCAGCCAGATCTACCTCGAGGCGTCCCGATTGACCGCCCGAGACGAGACGAAGCAGTTCATCCTCAAGGCCGATGGTGAGACTCGTTTCGAGATGGTGGACGAGCTCCTGCAGGCGATGCGGGAGGGGGGCGTCGAAAACGTCCTCCTGCTGACCGCCCAGCGAGGGGACGATTCCGGGGGAGAGATACCCCAATGA
- a CDS encoding MotA/TolQ/ExbB proton channel family protein, whose protein sequence is MLLGNIVGDLFKYYTDGGNVMHAISILSLASVATIIYKLIAFRRVKINVNNFIAQVRSSLLKGNVKGAIQACEEQRSPVASIVKSGLLKYGMPRVQMEKAMENAAIHEIAYLEKFHTVLATIANIAPLLGFLGTVVGMVLSFEVIAKAGLNNPGEVAKGISQALLTTAYGLIVAFVTQPFYNYFTSKVSAYTRQIETAANIMFETLDELERRDS, encoded by the coding sequence GTGCTCCTAGGAAACATCGTAGGCGATCTTTTCAAGTACTACACCGATGGCGGCAACGTCATGCATGCGATCTCGATCCTGTCGCTCGCGTCGGTGGCAACGATCATTTATAAGTTGATCGCCTTTCGGCGCGTGAAGATCAACGTCAACAACTTCATCGCGCAGGTGCGGTCGTCGCTCTTGAAGGGCAACGTCAAGGGCGCCATCCAGGCTTGCGAGGAACAACGCAGCCCCGTCGCGTCCATCGTGAAGTCGGGACTGCTGAAGTACGGCATGCCCCGGGTGCAGATGGAGAAGGCGATGGAGAACGCCGCCATCCACGAGATCGCCTATCTCGAGAAGTTCCACACGGTATTGGCGACCATCGCCAACATCGCGCCGCTGCTGGGCTTCCTCGGAACGGTTGTCGGCATGGTGTTGTCGTTCGAGGTCATCGCCAAGGCCGGTCTCAACAACCCCGGCGAGGTGGCCAAGGGTATCTCCCAGGCGCTGCTAACCACCGCCTACGGCCTGATTGTCGCGTTCGTGACGCAGCCGTTCTACAATTACTTCACATCCAAGGTTTCGGCCTATACCCGTCAAATCGAGACGGCGGCCAACATCATGTTCGAGACCCTGGACGAGTTGGAACGTAGGGACTCCTAG
- a CDS encoding ABC transporter ATP-binding protein, producing the protein MDALIEFRDVRRVYRMGDEEVHALDGVSLKIERGDYVAVMGPSGSGKSTLMNVVGCLDVPTSGSYRLNDREISELDDDQLAAIRNREIGFIFQTFNLLARTDAVQNVELPLVYAGIPRKERRERAIEALQNVGLGDRTGHRPNELSGGQRQRVAVARALVNKPSLLLADEPTGNLDSRTGADIMALFDELHEAGHTIVLVTHEEALADRAARVLRLKDGLLVSDRTRPAVSLTP; encoded by the coding sequence ATGGATGCACTCATCGAGTTTCGCGATGTCCGCCGGGTCTATCGCATGGGCGATGAGGAAGTGCATGCCCTCGACGGGGTTAGCCTCAAGATAGAGCGCGGCGACTACGTCGCGGTGATGGGGCCCTCGGGGTCGGGCAAGTCGACCCTGATGAACGTCGTGGGCTGTCTCGATGTGCCGACGAGCGGCTCCTACCGGCTTAACGACCGCGAGATCTCGGAGCTGGACGACGATCAGCTGGCGGCGATCCGCAACCGCGAGATCGGCTTCATCTTTCAGACTTTCAATCTCCTGGCCCGGACCGACGCCGTCCAGAACGTCGAATTACCGCTGGTCTACGCGGGAATCCCCAGGAAAGAGCGTCGAGAACGGGCGATCGAGGCCCTCCAGAACGTCGGCCTCGGCGATAGGACCGGGCATCGCCCCAACGAGTTGTCCGGGGGGCAGCGGCAACGGGTCGCCGTCGCCAGGGCGCTGGTCAACAAGCCTTCTTTACTGTTGGCCGACGAACCGACGGGAAATCTGGACTCCAGGACCGGCGCCGACATCATGGCCCTCTTCGACGAACTCCACGAGGCGGGGCACACCATCGTCCTGGTGACTCATGAGGAGGCGTTGGCAGACCGAGCGGCACGGGTCTTGCGGCTGAAGGACGGCTTGCTGGTTTCAGACCGCACACGGCCGGCCGTTTCCTTGACACCCTAG